The following are from one region of the Sulfurimicrobium lacus genome:
- the aspS gene encoding aspartate--tRNA ligase, translating to MMRTHYCGAVNRDHLQQTVTLSGWAHRRRDHGGVIFIDLRDREGLVQVVCNPDKVDTFAIAEKIRNEFVLKVTGRVNPRPEGTVNPNLPTGEIEVIADSIEILNASLTPPFQLDDENLSENVRLTHRYLDLRRPVMQENMKLRYRVSKTLRDYLDQHGFMEIETPMLTRSTPEGARDYLVPSRVHPGQFFALPQSPQLFKQLLMVAGFDRYFQITKCFRDEDLRADRQPEFTQVDIETSFMSENEIMDIVETMIRGMFKTVMNVDLPNPFPRMPYAEAMGRYGSDKPDMRVTLELTELSDVMKSVEFKVFRAAADMEGGRVAALKVPGGGTLSRKEIDDYTAFVGIYGAKGLAYIKVNEVAKGRDGLQSPIVKNLDDTALKAIIERTGATDGDLIFFGADKAKVVNEALGALRAKVGHERGLAESGWRPLWVVDFPMFERDEENNRWAALHHPFTAPADGHEDLLQSDPGKALSKAYDMVLNGWEVGGGSVRIHRQEVQSKVFQALNISAEEAQEKFGFLLDALQFGAPPHGGLAFGLDRLVTLMAGAESIRDVIAFPKTQRAACLMTQAPNTVDEKQLRELHIRLRQQVQTQVDVAKN from the coding sequence ATGATGCGTACTCACTATTGCGGCGCGGTAAATCGCGACCATTTGCAACAAACCGTTACCCTGAGCGGCTGGGCGCACCGGCGCCGCGACCACGGCGGGGTGATTTTCATCGACCTGCGCGACCGTGAAGGCCTGGTGCAGGTGGTGTGCAATCCGGACAAGGTGGACACCTTCGCCATCGCCGAAAAAATCCGCAACGAGTTCGTGCTCAAGGTCACCGGTCGCGTCAACCCGCGCCCCGAGGGAACGGTCAACCCCAATCTGCCCACCGGCGAAATCGAAGTCATCGCCGACAGCATCGAAATCCTCAATGCCTCCCTGACGCCGCCGTTCCAGCTCGACGACGAAAACCTGTCCGAGAACGTGCGCCTGACGCACCGCTACCTCGACCTGCGCCGTCCGGTCATGCAGGAAAACATGAAGCTGCGCTACCGCGTCTCCAAGACCCTGCGCGACTACCTCGACCAGCACGGTTTCATGGAAATCGAAACCCCCATGCTGACCCGCTCCACGCCGGAAGGCGCGCGCGACTACCTGGTGCCGAGCCGCGTGCACCCGGGGCAGTTCTTCGCCCTGCCTCAATCGCCGCAGCTGTTCAAGCAGCTGCTGATGGTGGCCGGCTTCGACCGCTATTTCCAGATCACCAAGTGCTTCCGCGACGAAGACCTGCGCGCCGACCGTCAGCCGGAATTCACCCAGGTCGACATCGAGACCTCGTTCATGAGCGAAAACGAGATCATGGACATCGTGGAAACCATGATCCGCGGCATGTTCAAGACCGTGATGAACGTCGACCTGCCCAACCCCTTCCCGCGCATGCCTTACGCCGAGGCCATGGGGCGCTACGGTTCCGACAAGCCCGACATGCGCGTCACGCTGGAACTGACCGAACTCAGCGACGTGATGAAGTCCGTCGAGTTCAAGGTGTTCCGCGCCGCGGCGGACATGGAAGGCGGCCGCGTGGCGGCGCTCAAGGTGCCGGGCGGCGGCACGCTGTCGCGCAAGGAAATCGACGACTACACCGCGTTCGTCGGGATCTACGGCGCCAAGGGCCTGGCTTACATCAAGGTCAACGAAGTGGCCAAGGGCCGCGACGGCCTGCAGTCGCCCATCGTCAAGAACCTCGATGACACCGCGCTGAAGGCGATCATCGAGCGCACCGGCGCCACCGACGGCGACCTGATCTTCTTCGGCGCAGACAAGGCCAAGGTGGTGAACGAGGCCCTCGGCGCGCTGCGCGCCAAGGTCGGCCACGAGCGCGGTTTGGCCGAAAGCGGCTGGCGTCCGTTGTGGGTGGTGGATTTCCCCATGTTCGAGCGCGACGAGGAAAACAACCGCTGGGCGGCGCTGCATCACCCCTTCACCGCCCCTGCCGACGGCCACGAAGACCTGCTGCAGAGCGATCCCGGCAAGGCCCTGTCCAAAGCCTACGACATGGTGCTGAACGGCTGGGAAGTGGGTGGCGGCTCGGTGCGTATCCACCGCCAGGAAGTGCAGAGCAAAGTGTTCCAGGCGCTCAATATCAGCGCCGAGGAGGCCCAGGAAAAATTCGGCTTCCTGCTCGACGCCCTGCAGTTCGGTGCGCCGCCCCACGGCGGCCTGGCCTTCGGGCTGGATCGGCTGGTCACGCTGATGGCCGGTGCCGAGTCGATCCGCGACGTGATCGCCTTCCCCAAGACCCAGCGCGCCGCCTGCCTCATGACGCAGGCGCCGAATACGGTGGACGAAAAACAGCTGCGTGAGTTGCATATCCGCTTGCGCCAGCAGGTGCAGACCCAGGTGGACGTCGCCAAGAACTAA
- a CDS encoding rhodanese-like domain-containing protein — MPITPHDLVVEAKSQIKEVTCDEAMSLLGKRVVLDVREYDEFAAGHLPGAINIPRGVLEFKIGMVPEAAPRDASLLIYCRTSGRAALSAVQLHRLGYGDVVSMSGGFDQWSSEQRPTEKPEPINFE, encoded by the coding sequence ATGCCCATTACCCCTCACGACCTGGTGGTCGAAGCCAAATCCCAGATCAAGGAAGTCACCTGCGACGAAGCCATGTCGCTGCTCGGCAAGCGCGTGGTGCTGGACGTGCGCGAGTACGACGAGTTCGCTGCCGGCCACCTGCCCGGCGCCATCAACATTCCGCGCGGCGTGCTCGAATTCAAGATCGGCATGGTGCCGGAAGCTGCGCCACGCGACGCCTCGCTACTGATCTATTGCCGCACCAGCGGCCGCGCAGCGCTGTCCGCGGTGCAGTTGCACCGCCTCGGCTACGGCGACGTGGTTTCCATGTCCGGCGGCTTCGACCAGTGGAGCAGCGAGCAGCGGCCAACCGAGAAACCGGAACCGATCAATTTCGAGTAA
- the nudB gene encoding dihydroneopterin triphosphate diphosphatase yields the protein MPYKIPVSVLVVIYTPDLRVLLLERADHPGYWQSVTGSCDPGESLRQTAVREVAEETGLDAEQYKFSDWNEENVFEIYAEWRHRYAPGVTHNAEHVFGLEVPQPLPVRLAPREHLNHVWLPWQEAAQKAFSWTNVAAIEKLPEVAGRPG from the coding sequence ATGCCTTACAAAATACCCGTCTCCGTCCTGGTGGTGATCTACACCCCGGACCTGCGGGTATTGCTGCTGGAGCGTGCCGACCATCCCGGTTACTGGCAATCGGTAACCGGCAGCTGCGACCCGGGCGAAAGCCTGCGCCAGACCGCAGTGCGCGAAGTCGCGGAAGAAACTGGACTGGACGCCGAGCAATACAAGTTCAGCGACTGGAACGAGGAAAACGTCTTCGAGATTTACGCCGAGTGGCGCCACCGCTACGCGCCCGGCGTGACTCACAATGCCGAGCATGTCTTCGGGCTCGAAGTGCCGCAGCCTCTCCCCGTCAGGCTCGCCCCGCGCGAACACCTCAACCATGTCTGGCTACCGTGGCAGGAAGCGGCCCAAAAGGCTTTTTCCTGGACCAATGTGGCCGCTATCGAGAAGCTGCCTGAGGTGGCTGGTCGTCCTGGCTAA
- a CDS encoding LysR family transcriptional regulator, whose protein sequence is MKHATLRQLKVFESVARNLSFTRAAEELHLTQPTVSIQLKQLSDIVGLPLLEQIGKRIHLTDTGRELLKVCHETFEGLSRFEMLVSDMKGVKAGKLRLAVITTAKYFVPRLLGPFCLRYPGIDVSLKVTNRERVLQRMADNEDDLYVLGQPPEGLEVVFEPFLENPLVVVASSSHPLAAEKIISPQRLVEEQFLMREPGSGIRLATEQFFAERALKLKVRMELGSNEAIKHAVAGGLGIAVLSAHTLALDHSSDELAILKVEGFPIRRHWYLAYPKDKRLSVIAQAFLDFLREESKLLGEHYLRGIPVFPGFSQDDQPPQAASR, encoded by the coding sequence ATGAAACACGCCACTTTGCGCCAGCTCAAGGTGTTCGAATCGGTCGCGCGCAACCTCAGCTTCACCCGCGCAGCCGAGGAGCTGCACCTGACCCAGCCGACCGTTTCCATCCAGCTCAAGCAGTTGAGCGACATCGTCGGGCTGCCCTTGCTGGAACAGATCGGCAAGCGCATCCACCTGACCGATACCGGGCGCGAACTGCTCAAGGTCTGCCACGAAACCTTCGAGGGGCTGTCGCGTTTCGAGATGCTGGTGTCGGACATGAAGGGGGTGAAGGCAGGCAAGCTGCGGCTGGCGGTGATCACCACCGCCAAGTATTTCGTGCCGCGACTGCTCGGCCCGTTCTGCCTGCGCTACCCCGGCATCGACGTGTCGCTCAAGGTGACCAACCGCGAGCGGGTGCTGCAGCGCATGGCGGACAACGAGGACGATCTGTACGTGCTGGGCCAGCCCCCCGAGGGTTTGGAGGTGGTCTTCGAACCTTTTCTGGAGAACCCGCTGGTGGTGGTTGCCTCGAGCAGCCATCCGCTGGCGGCGGAAAAGATCATTTCGCCGCAACGCCTGGTGGAAGAACAGTTCCTGATGCGCGAGCCCGGTTCCGGCATTCGTCTCGCCACCGAACAGTTTTTCGCAGAGCGGGCGCTCAAACTCAAAGTCAGGATGGAACTCGGCAGCAACGAAGCGATCAAGCACGCGGTAGCGGGCGGCCTGGGGATTGCCGTACTATCGGCGCACACCCTCGCCCTGGATCACAGCAGCGACGAACTGGCCATACTCAAGGTCGAGGGCTTCCCGATCCGCCGTCACTGGTATCTTGCCTATCCCAAGGACAAGCGACTATCCGTAATCGCGCAGGCTTTTCTCGATTTTCTGCGCGAAGAGAGCAAACTGCTGGGCGAACACTATTTGCGCGGCATTCCCGTATTCCCCGGTTTTAGCCAGGACGACCAGCCACCTCAGGCAGCTTCTCGATAG
- a CDS encoding form I ribulose bisphosphate carboxylase large subunit: MAVKTYNAGVKEYRQTYWTPEYTPLDTDILACFKITPQPGVDREEVAAAVAAESSTGTWTTVWTDLLTDLDYYKGRAYRIEDVPGDDTCFYAFVAYPIDLFEEGSVVNVLTSLVGNVFGFKALRALRLEDVRFPIAYVKTCGGPPQGIQVERDKMNKYGRPLLGCTIKPKLGLSAKNYGRAVYECLRGGLDFTKDDENVNSQPFMRWRDRFEFVQEATLKAQRETGERKGHYLNVTAPTPEMMYERAEFAKEIGAPIIMHDYLTGGLTANTGLANWCRKNGMLLHIHRAMHAVLDRNPHHGIHFRVLTKVLRLSGGDHLHSGTVVGKLEGDREATLGWIDTMRDEFIKEDRSRGLFFDQDWGSMPGVMPVASGGIHVWHMPALVNIFGDDSVLQFGGGTLGHPWGNAAGAAANRVALEACVAARNQGVAIEKEGKDILTKAAASSPELKIAMETWKEIKFEFDTVDKLDVAHK, encoded by the coding sequence ATGGCAGTCAAGACCTACAACGCCGGTGTGAAAGAATACCGGCAAACCTACTGGACGCCGGAATACACCCCGCTGGATACCGACATCCTTGCCTGTTTCAAAATCACCCCACAGCCTGGCGTGGACCGCGAAGAAGTGGCTGCTGCCGTCGCCGCCGAATCGTCGACCGGCACCTGGACCACGGTGTGGACCGACCTGCTGACCGACCTCGACTATTACAAGGGCCGCGCCTATCGCATCGAAGACGTGCCGGGCGATGATACCTGCTTCTACGCTTTCGTGGCTTACCCGATCGACCTGTTCGAGGAAGGCTCCGTCGTCAACGTGCTGACTTCCCTGGTGGGCAACGTGTTCGGCTTCAAGGCCCTGCGCGCACTGCGCCTGGAAGACGTGCGCTTCCCCATCGCCTATGTGAAAACCTGCGGCGGACCGCCCCAGGGTATCCAGGTCGAGCGCGACAAGATGAACAAGTACGGCCGTCCGCTGCTGGGCTGCACCATCAAGCCGAAATTGGGTCTGTCCGCCAAGAACTACGGCCGTGCGGTGTACGAGTGCCTGCGCGGTGGCCTGGACTTCACCAAGGACGACGAAAACGTCAACAGCCAGCCGTTCATGCGTTGGCGCGACCGTTTCGAGTTCGTGCAGGAAGCCACCCTGAAGGCGCAGCGCGAAACCGGCGAGCGCAAGGGTCACTACCTGAACGTGACGGCTCCAACGCCTGAAATGATGTACGAGCGTGCCGAGTTCGCCAAGGAAATCGGCGCACCGATCATCATGCACGATTACCTCACCGGCGGTCTGACCGCAAACACCGGCCTGGCCAACTGGTGCCGTAAAAACGGCATGCTGCTGCACATCCACCGCGCCATGCACGCCGTGCTGGACCGCAACCCGCACCACGGCATCCACTTCCGCGTGCTGACCAAGGTGCTGCGCCTGTCCGGTGGCGATCACCTGCACTCCGGCACCGTGGTGGGCAAGCTGGAAGGCGACCGCGAAGCGACGCTGGGCTGGATCGACACCATGCGCGACGAGTTCATCAAGGAAGACCGCAGCCGCGGCCTGTTCTTCGACCAGGATTGGGGCTCCATGCCCGGCGTGATGCCGGTCGCCTCCGGCGGTATTCACGTGTGGCACATGCCGGCGCTGGTGAACATCTTCGGCGATGACTCGGTGCTGCAGTTCGGCGGCGGCACGCTGGGCCACCCCTGGGGCAACGCGGCCGGCGCAGCAGCCAACCGCGTCGCGCTGGAAGCCTGCGTGGCAGCGCGCAACCAGGGTGTCGCCATCGAGAAGGAAGGCAAGGACATCCTGACCAAGGCCGCAGCCAGCAGCCCGGAATTGAAGATCGCCATGGAAACCTGGAAGGAAATCAAGTTCGAGTTCGACACCGTCGACAAGCTGGACGTGGCACATAAATAA
- a CDS encoding ribulose bisphosphate carboxylase small subunit, which translates to MSEVMDYKSRVSDPASRKFETFSYLPALTADEIKKQVEYLVSKGWNPAIEHTEPEYLMDSYWYMWKLPMFGETDVNKVLAEAEACHKANPDNHVRLIGYNNFNQSQGAAMVIFRGKTV; encoded by the coding sequence ATGAGTGAAGTAATGGATTACAAATCGCGCGTCAGCGATCCAGCCAGCCGCAAGTTCGAGACCTTCTCCTACCTGCCGGCCTTGACCGCGGACGAGATCAAGAAGCAGGTGGAATACCTGGTTTCCAAAGGCTGGAACCCGGCCATCGAGCATACCGAGCCGGAATACCTGATGGATTCCTACTGGTACATGTGGAAGCTGCCGATGTTCGGCGAAACCGACGTGAACAAGGTGCTGGCGGAAGCCGAAGCCTGTCACAAGGCCAACCCCGACAACCACGTGCGCCTGATCGGTTACAACAACTTCAACCAGTCGCAGGGCGCGGCCATGGTGATTTTCCGCGGCAAGACCGTGTGA
- a CDS encoding CbbQ/NirQ/NorQ/GpvN family protein, with amino-acid sequence MNDIIQQYRIEKEPYYRPVSDEVELYEAAYSVRMPMMLKGPTGCGKTRFVEHMAWKLGKPLITVACNEDMTASDLVGRFLLDANGTRWQDGPLAIAARYGAICYLDEVVEARQDTTVVIHPLTDNRRVLPLEKKGELLHAHADFQLVISYNPGYQSLMKDLKQSTKQRFGGLDFNYPDHAIETEIVAHETGVVAEVAGKLVSIAERARNLKGHGLDEGISTRMLTYAGSLIATGVDPVKACRVALVRPITDDPDMRDALDAAVTTFF; translated from the coding sequence ATGAACGACATCATCCAGCAGTACCGAATCGAGAAAGAACCCTATTACCGCCCCGTGTCGGACGAGGTGGAACTGTACGAGGCCGCCTATAGCGTGCGCATGCCGATGATGCTCAAAGGCCCGACCGGCTGCGGCAAGACCCGCTTCGTCGAGCACATGGCCTGGAAACTGGGCAAGCCGCTGATCACCGTGGCGTGCAACGAGGACATGACGGCCTCCGACTTGGTCGGACGCTTCCTGCTCGACGCCAACGGCACGCGCTGGCAGGACGGTCCGCTGGCCATCGCCGCGCGCTATGGCGCGATCTGCTACCTGGACGAAGTGGTGGAAGCGCGCCAGGACACCACGGTGGTGATCCACCCGCTGACCGACAATCGCCGCGTGCTGCCGCTGGAAAAGAAGGGCGAGCTGCTTCATGCCCACGCCGATTTCCAGCTGGTGATTTCCTACAACCCCGGCTACCAAAGCCTGATGAAGGATTTGAAGCAATCCACCAAGCAGCGCTTCGGCGGCCTCGATTTCAACTATCCGGATCACGCCATCGAAACCGAAATCGTCGCCCACGAGACCGGCGTCGTCGCGGAAGTGGCCGGCAAGCTGGTGTCCATCGCCGAACGTGCGCGCAACCTCAAGGGCCACGGCCTGGACGAGGGCATCTCGACGCGCATGCTGACCTACGCCGGCAGCCTCATCGCCACCGGCGTCGATCCGGTCAAGGCATGTCGCGTCGCCCTGGTGCGCCCGATCACCGACGACCCGGACATGCGCGATGCGCTGGACGCAGCGGTGACAACGTTCTTTTAG